In the Streptomyces sp. SJL17-4 genome, GTCGGACGGCCACAGCGCCTACACCTACACCGCGCGCGGCACGCTCAGCTCGGTGACGGACGAGGCCAGCCGGGTGACGACCATGAAGGTGGACGCCTTCAACCGCGTCATCCAGGAAGGAAACCGCACCTACACCTACGACGGTCTCGACCGCGTCCTGAACGCCAAGGACGAGACGGGCAGCGCGCTCTACTCGTTCCAGTACAGCGGCGACGGCAACGACGTGGCCTCCGACGGTCTGGCGAGCTACAGCCGGGACGCCGGGGGCGCCGTGATCGGTGTGAAGACCGCTGTCAGCTCCGTGCTGGCCCTGACGGACCTGCACACGGACGTGGTGGCGCAGTTCACCACCACGGGCGAGGCGCTGACCGGCTCGACGACCTACTCGCCGTTCGGCAAGGTCGTCCAGTCCGCGTCGATGCTCGGTTCGCTGGGCTACCAGTCCGGCTGGACCGACCCGGAGACGGCCAAGGTCAACATGGCCGCGCGCTGGTACTCGCCGGAGACCGGCCAGTTCAACAGCCGTGACACCGTCGCCCTCAGCGGGATCCCGAACTCGATCTCGGCGAACCGGTACGCGTACGCGGACGGCAACCCGATGACGGGCATGGACCCGACCGGTCACTGGCCGGGCTGGGCCGACAAGATCGTCAAGAAGGTCAAGAAGAAGGTCAAGAAGACCGTCAAGTCGGCCTACAAGCACGTCAAGAAGGCCGTCAAGAAGGTCGCCAAGGTCGTCAAGAAGGCGGCCAAGAAGGTCAAGCGGGCCGTCAAGAAGGTGGTGAAGCGGGCCAAGCGGGCGGTGAGAAAGGCCGTCCGGTACGTGGCCGACAGCGTCCGGAAGGTCAAAAGATACGTCAAGCGGGTCTACAGGACCGTGAAACGCGTCGCCCACAAGGTCGTCAAGCATGTGAAGAGGGCGGTCCGCAAGGTCGCCAAGGCCGTCAAACACGTCGCCAAGAAGGTGGTCAAGGCAGCCAAGAAGGTCGGCAGAGCCGTCAAGAAGGCGGCGAAGGCGACAGCCAACTTCGTCAAGCAACACGCCTCGACCATCGCCTCGGTGGCCACCGGCATCGCCGTCTTCGCGGGCTGCACCGCGATCACGGCCGGCGTCGGAGCCATCGGCTGCGCCGCCCTCGCGGGCGCCGCTGCCAACGGTGTCGGCTACATGATGAGCGACGGTCCGAAGTCGGTCGGCGGCTTCCTCGGCGCGGTCGCCATCGGCGCCGTGACCGGTGCCGCCGGTGGCGTCGGCGGTCGTCTCGCGGCCAGCGCCGCGGGCAAGCTGCTCTCCGGTTCGGCCGGCAAGATCGCGACGAGCGTCGCGGAGAACGCCGGTGAGGAAGCCCTCACGGGCGCGGTCGAGTACGGCACCTCCTGTGTGAACAGCGAGGAGGGCTGCTCGGTCGCCGGAGCCGCGAAGGCGGCGACGATCGGTGCCGTCATGGGCGGTGCGTTCGGAGCCAAGGGCAAGGGGAAGGGACCGAAGGCCAAGGACTCCCCTGGTGCCTCGTCCGGTCCCGGCTGCCCGATCCGTCGCGGCGGAACGCCGCACAGCTTCACCGGAACCACGCCGGTGCTGCTCGCGGACGGCACGACCAAGCAGATCTCCAAGGTCAGGGCGGGCGACAAGGTCCTCACGGCCGAGCCCGGCAAGAAGACCAAGGAGGTCCACGAGGTCAAGCAGGTGATCGTCACCAAGACCGACCGTGACTACGTCGATGTCACCATCACGACGGAGGCCGGTCCGAAGACGATCCAGACCACCGAACACCACCAGTTCTACGAGTCCACCCGCAACGCCTGGACGCAGGCGGGCGACCTCCGGGTCGGCCAGAAGCTCCAGAACGGCACGGGTGCCCCGACCGCGATCGTCGACGTCACGTCGTACAAGGCCCAGCGGACCACGTACGACCTGAGCGTCGAGGGCCTGCACACGTACTTCGTGTTCGCGGGTGACTCGGTGACGACCGCGGACGCGGCGTCCGGCTCCGGTTCCGGCGGCGTCGATCCGGGCTCCGCGGTCCTCGTCCACAACTGCAATGTGAACGGCGAGGCCGAGGTCCGCATCCCCGAATGGGCGACGGACGACCAGGCGGACCAGTTCAAGGCGTACGTGGCGGCGACGAACGACGCCATCGCCAACGGGAAGATGTCCCCGACGGGCCGGGTCTCCACCGGAGGCGCGATCCGCGCCGACGCGGCCCGGCAGGCGAAGAAGGAGCGCAAGCGGGCCGAAGCCGCGGGCACTCCCTACACTGGGGTGGCCGGGCACGCGCCTGACGCCATGTGGCTGGGTCACGGTACGCCGCCGACCTGGATCGACATGGATCTGAAGGTCAACAGCAGCCTCTCCGGCCAGGGGCAGCGCTGCCCCGTGGGCTGCAAGCCCAAGAAGTTCGTCATCGTCGACAACAGGAACCAAGCGAGCACGCCATGACCGACTGGCCTGACGAGATGCGCCGCATGCGGGACGCCAAGGAACGCGTGCGGGCATCGGACACGGATGAGCTCTGGCGCTTCGAGGAGCCGCGTCCCCCGGCGGACGCGGAACGACTCCGCGAGGTGGCAGGGAGGCTCGGGCACGAGCTCGACCGCGCATACGTGTCCTTCCTCCTCGCCGCAGACGGATGGCCCGCTCTGTTCCAGGACATCGACGTCTTCGGCACCGAGGAGCTCCTCGGCTCCCCGGCCATGGAGACGGCGCGGATGCTGGTGGACACGATGGAGCCCGACGCGCTCGTGCGCTCCGGGCTCGACCGTGACGCCCTCCTGCCGATCGCCGCGTCGACGACGACGATCGACTTCTTCGTGATGCCCGTGACGTCGGGAGACGTGGCGGCACCGGTGATCTGGATCGCCGGCGCGGAGGTCGAGAGGTACCCCTCGTTCCCGGACTTTTTCCGGCACATGATCGGTATGAACCTCGACGAGGCGGAGGTCCTCCGAGCGGAGAACGACGGATGACGGTCGGCTGACCGTCGCCGGCCGGCCACCTCCGAGGTGGCCGGCGTGTCATGAAGAGGGCGCGCTCTGTCCGCAGGGCGCGCCCTTTTCTGTTGCCAGATTTCTACACGTGGAGGCGGAACGTATGACCGACGTCGATGTGGAGGGGGCCGTGCGGGACATTCCGAAGGTTGAGGAATTTCCCGGCCTCGCGCGCGCGTGGCGCTGGTCGCCCATGTTCCGGTTCGTGTTCTCGCTCGCGATGAACGCGGAGGGGACGCGCATCTATCAGGTGAACGCCCGAGACTCCTTCGACGAGGACCTGGCCCGGGCGGTGCTCACGTTCGCGCGTGAGCACCGTGCCGGGCTCGGGGAGGACCCCCGCCCGTTCGAGGTCGTTCCCGGGTTCTCCCACCCGGGCTACGACTTCGACGCCGTGGTGGCCATCCAGCCCGAGATCCACGGCTACTACGTGGGCCGGAACGAAGAACTCAACGAGGTCGTGGTCGGGGTCTTCCCGGCGTACGTCCGGGAGTTCTCCGGGAACGAGACGTCCGAAGAGGCGTTCTTCCGCTTCAAGCGGATGCTGAACGCGGCGGACATGACCCGCGCAGCCGCTCCGTTCCTCCGGATGAAGTTCGACAACACGAGGACCGGCGGAGGAAGCGAAGGCGATCTCCGTGGTTTCACCACCCCCGACGTGCTGCTCCAGGAGCTGGAGCTCCTGGAGGGCGCGCCCGGCAGCTTCGTGGAGTACGAGAACCGTCACGGGCAGGTCCGGCGGATCGAGTGGAACGGCTCGTGGACCGTCGACGGCGAGGCCCGGGAGCACGCGCCGGCCCCCGCCGAGGTCCTGGAGACCCTGAACTGACCTCGGTCGCGTCCTGCTGACGGACGAATGCTCGGCGATGGGCTTTCGGATGGGACCGCCCCCCCGATCGCGTCGGCGCGGGTCGTCCGTGAACTCCCGTCAGGCCGTCTTCTTCCAGTCGCCGCAGCCCGAGGACTTGAAGTACGCGTCGGAGGCGCTGACCTTGACGATGGCCGTGCCCGTCGCGTTGTCGTTGGCGAGGATCGAGTCCGTGCCGTGGCTCGCGTCCTTCGAGCGCTCCCAGTAGCACTCCGCGTCCTTGTTGCCCGTCGACTTGTACGTCCCCGGGGCGATGTCGACGCCCACCTTGAACATGCCGCCGTCGCCCTTGAGCGTCGTGCCCGGCGTGCCCTTCGCCTTCGTGTCGACGGCCTCCCAGGTGCCGCAGCCCGAGGACTTGAAGAGCTTGTCCGAGGCCTTGATCTCGACGTAGCTCGTGCCCGTCACGTTGTCGTTGGCGAGGATCGCGTCCGTGTCGGCCGAGGCGTTCTTCGCGCGCTCCCAGTAGCAGCCCGCGTCCTCGTTGCCCGTGGAGCGGTAGAGGCCGGGCTTCACGTCGGAGCCCACCTCGAAGTCGCCGTCGCCGTCGATCGTGGCGCCCTTCGGCTTGTCCTGGGCCTTCTTGTCGCCCTTGTCGCCGCCCTGCTTCGCGGGCTGCTCCTGCTTCGCGCCCGCCTTGGGGGACTCGGCGTCGCCGCCCCCGCCCATCGACGCACCGATCGCGATGACCGCGACGACCGCGCCGGCGGCGGTGAGGACCTTGTGGCGGGCGAACCAGTTGCGCTGCTGCTGCTGAGACATGGCTGTGGCACCTTCCGGGCGCTGTGAGGACTCCGCTTTCAGGACTCCGTGTTCCGATGGAGTAATCACAGCAGAGACTGTGAACCGAGTCAACCTCGTTCACGAGGTTCGAGTTCGCTCACGCCGTGAATCGGTTCGAGCGCTATGCTCGGTGTGTTCACACACGTACGAGGGGAGACGGACAGGTGCCCGAAGAGAGCACGACAGAGGTCACCGCCGCCGGTATCGCCCGGCTCGCCGGGGTCGGCAGGGCCGCCGTCAGCAACTGGCGGCGACGCCACGCCGACTTCCCCAAGCCCGTCGGCGGCACCGAGACCAGCCCTTCCTTCTCCCTCACCGACATCGAGCAGTGGCTCCGCGACCAGGGGAAACTCGCCGAAGTGCCGCTCCGCGAGCGCGTCTGGCAGCAGCTCGCCGGCCACCCCTCCGGCACCGTCGCAGGTCTCGTGCACACCGGCTGCGTCCTGCTCCTCCTCCGCGCCCGCCCCGGCGCCTGGACCGAGCTGGCCGCGCTCCCCGACGACCGCCTCGGTGAACTCCTGCCCGGCGTCTTCGAAGAGGTCCTCACCGCCCGCTTCGGTCTGCCCAGGTCTGTTCACACCCCCACCCCGGCCGACACGGTCCCCGCCGTCCCCCTGCTCCGCGCCGCCGTCGAGCTGGCCGTCGAGCTGGGCGGCGCCCGCCAGGCCTTCGAGTTCCTGCTCGGCCGCCACCTCGACGCCAACCCCCGCCAGTACACGCTCACCCCGCCCCCGCTGGCCGAGCTCATGGCGGCCCTCGCCGCCGCCGCCGTACCCGAGGGCCGCCCCGTCGCCACCGTCCTCGACCCGGCCTCCGGCACCGGCGGCCTGCTGCGCGCCGTCCCGCACCCCACCGCGCTCTACGCCCAGGACGCCGACCCCGACCTGGCCGCCCTCTCGGCCCTCCGGCTCGCCCTCCACGACGACGCCGACATCCGGGCCGCCATCGGCGACACCCTCCGCGCCGACGCCTTCCCGTCCCTGAGCGTCGACGCGGTCCTGTGCCACCCGCCGTTCAACGAGCGGGCCTGGGGCCACGACGAACTCGCCTACGACCCCCGCTGGGAGTACGGCTTCCCGGCCCGCACCGAGTCCGAGCTGGCCTGGGTGCAGCACGCCCTCGCCCGGCTCCGCGCGGGCGGCGCCGCCGTCCTCCTCATGCCGCCCGCCGTCGCCTCCCGCCGCTCCGGCCGCCGCATCCGCGCCGACCTGCTGCGCCGCGGCGCCCTCCGGGCCGTCGTCGCCCTCCCGGCCGGCGCCGCACCGCCGTACGGCATCCCGCTCCACCTCTGGGTGCTTGTCCGTCCCGGCGCCGACCAGCGGCCCCCGGCGGAGACCCTGTTCGTGGACACCGCCGGGCTCGTCCCGGACGCCGGCCGCGACAAACTCCCCTGGACCACCCTGCGGAACACGGTGCTCGACGCCTGGACCGGCCGCGGCGGCGAGGAGTCCGTCGCCCGCGCCGTCCCCGTCATCGAACTCCTCGACGACGAGGTCGACCTCGCCCCCGCCCGCTATCTCACCGCCCCCGCCGCAGGCGGCACCGCCCCCGAACTCGCCGCCGTCCGAGACCGCCTGGACGAGACCCTGCGCCGCACCCAGGGCCTCGCCCCCACCCCGGTCCCCGCGCGCCCCGCGCCCCGCCCCCTCACCACCGTCGGCGAACTCGCCCGCACCGGCGCCCTCCAGCTCCGTACGGGCGGCTCGGGCACGGCCCCCGCCGGCGGCGGCGTGCCCGTCCTCACCGAGCACGACGTGCTGTCCGGCGGCGCGCCCTCCGGCACCCTCCCCGCCGGAGGCGGCCCGGGCGAGGAGCGCGAGGAGCCCGTCCTCGTCGCCGAGGGCGATGTCGTCGTCCCCGTCCTCGGCGGCGGCTCCGTCGCCCGGGTCGTGGACGCCGCCACCGCCGGCGCGGCCCTCGGCCGCAACCTCCAGCTCCTGCGGCCCGAACCGGCCGCCCTCGACCCCTGGTTCCTCGCCGGATTCCTGCGCGGCACCGCCAACAACCGGCAGGCCAGCAGCTTCGCCTCGACCGCGACGCGGCTCGACGTCCGCCGCCTCCAGCTGCCCCGGCTGCCCCTGGCCGACCAGCGCCGGCACGGCGCCCACTTCAAGTCGCTCGCCGAGTTCGAGGAGGCCCTGCGGCTCGCCGCCCGCCTCGGCGAGCAGCTGGTCCAGGGGCTGTACGACGGTCTCGCGGACGGAAGTGTGGAGCCCGCGTGAAGGCCGTCATACTCTCTTGGTCTGATCAACCGTAGTGGCCTGATCATCCGTCCCGGGGGAGCGTCGTATGTACGGTCAGGTGCCCACACCCGCGGCCCCGCCCGCACCCGCACCGCCGCGGGCCACCGGCCCGTCGGCGGCCACGATCACCGTCCGGGTCCTCATCACGGTCCTGGTGGTCCTGTCGCTCGGCTTCCTCGCGTGGGTCGCCATGCTCCGGATCGCGATCATGCGGCGCACCGGGCGTGACTGGACGCTCTTCTGGGCCCAGTTGGTCCTGAACATCGGGTGTGTGGTGCCGCTGGAGCAGCGGTTCGCCGACACCTGGATGAACACCGCGGGCATGATCGTGCTGCTCGTGCAGATGGCGATCGTGACCTGCTACTTCCTGGTGGTCGACATCCGGCACCACCAGCCGGCTCCCGTCGTGATCATGATGCCGCCGCCGTCCCCGGCGCCCCACTTGCCGCCGCATCAGCAGCCGCAGGCGTACCCGTACGGCACGCCGTCGTCGGGGTACGCCACTCCCGGATACGCCACGCCGGGGTACGGCTACCCGCCGGCCGCCGCCACGACCCCGAGCCCGGTGCCGGGCCAGGCACCGGCGCCGGGCCAGGCACCGGTGCTGGGCCAGGCTCCGGGCCAGGCCTCGGGCCCGGTCCAGGGCGCGGCGCCGGGTCCGTACGTCCCCACCCCGCCCGCGGGCCAGGTCCCACCACCCCTTCCCGGTCACGCCCCCCGCATCGACCAGGTCCGCGCCGAGCTCGACGAGCTCAGTGACCTGCTGCGGCAGGCCGGGGAAGACGACGGTCGGGCATGAACGGGCGGGTGATCGGCGGGCGTTACGAGCTCGCCACCGTCATCGGGCAGGGCGGCATGGGCCAGGTCTGGACGGCGTACGACCGCAGGCTCGACCGCCGGGTCGCGGTGAAGCTGCTCCGGCCGGCCACCATGGCGGGCCCGGCCACCGCCGCCGACGAACTGCGCCGCCGCTTCGTGCGCGAGTGCCGGGTGACCGCCCATGTCGACCACCCCGGTCTCGTCACCGTCCACGACGCGGGCAGCGAGGGCGAGGACCTGTACCTCGTCATGCAGTACGTGCAGGGCGCCGACCTCGCCGACCACCTCGCCGAGCACGACCCGTACCCCTGGGGGTGGGCGGTCAGCGTCGCCGCGCAGCTGTGCGCCGTGCTCGCGGCCGTCCACGCCGTGCCGATCGTGCACCGCGACCTCAAACCGCGGAACGTGATGGTCCGCCCCGACGGGTCCGTCATCGTCCTCGACCTCGGCGTCGCCTCCGTCCTGGACAGCGACACCACCCGCCTCACCCACACCGGTTCCCCCATCGGCAGCCCCGCCTACATGGCGCCCGAGCAGGCCATGGGCGGCGCCGTCGGACCCTCCACCGACCTGTACGCGCTCGGTGCGCTGCTGCACGAACTCCTCAGCGGGAACGTGCCCTTCGTCGGCTCCACCGCGCTCGGCGTCCTCCACCGCCATCTGTACGAGCCTCCCGTACCGCTCCGTCAGCTGCGCCCCGAGGTTCCCGAGCCCCTCGAAGCACTCGTGCTCCGGCTGCTCGCCAAGGACCCGCGGGAGCGGCCGTCCGGCGCGCACGAGGTGTACGAACAGCTGCTGCCGCTGCTCCCCGCGCGCGGGGCCCCGGCCGGGCCGATGGACCCGACCCGGCCGTTCCTCCGCCCGCACGCGCCCTGGCCGGACCGCCCGGCTGCGGCCGCACCGGCAGCCGTGCAGGCGGTGGCACCGGCGGCCGTACCGGCGGCGCCTGTCGCACCCGTCGCACCGGTCGCACCGGTCGTTCCGGCGCAGGCCCCGCCGCCGCCCCTGCCCGCGACCGCTCCCGGGGGCGACCCGAGGGCCGCGTATCCGCCGCCGGGCGTCTCCACTCCCGTCGCCCCCGCCACCCCCGTGGCTCCCGCCCGCCCCGACGTCGCCGCCGCCGTCGACGAGGTCAAGCGGCTGCTGGGGGAGGGGGCGCTCACCCAGGCCGTCGACATGCTCGGCGGGATCCTGCCCGCCGCGGCGGCCGAGCACGGCGAGGGGTCGCCGGTCGTCCGCATCCTGCGCAAGCAGTACGCGTCCACGCTGATGGACGACGGCCAGTACCGGCGTGCACTGCCCGAGCTGCGCCGACTCGCGGCGGACCGTGACGCGGAGGCCGGGCCGGCGGATCCGCAGGCTCTTCAATTCCGTTATGACGCCGCCCTGTGCCTGGAGCAGTTGGGGGAGACGGCCGCCGCGCTCACCGAGTTCCGTGCGGTCCTGCCGTACTACGAGGGCGATCCGGCCCGTGCCTTCGACATCCGGCAGCGGATCGGGCTGCTGCTCGTGGCGACGGGGGAGCACGCGGCCGGACAGGACCAGCTCCAGCGGCTGCTGTTCGACGCGGAGCGCGCGTTCGGCCCGTATCACCCGCTTCCGGCGGACTTGCGGCGCGTGCTGGAGCACCAGCGTCAACTGGGCCCGCGCTCCTGACGGAGAGCCAGAATCACGAGTCGACAACTGATCGGTGAACAGATCCCCGTGATCCTTTTTGTCGCTTTTGATGCATGTAGCGTTCGCGTCTGATCATGTTCACGTCCCCAAGGAATCCCTCATGACGACGCCGCCCGCGCCCTTCACCCCCGAGCAGCCCGCCGCCCCGGAGCAGCCCGCCGCCCCCGCGAAGAAGGGCAGCCGCATCCTCAAGCAGGTCGGCGGTGTCGTCGTCGCGATCGCCATCGCCCTCGGCGTGAAGTTCGGCCTTCCGTACCTCACCGGCGAGGCCCCCGTGCACGCCAAGGCCGGCGAGTGCGTCACCGTGACGGGCCCGGACAACGACCCCAAGGTCGACACCACGGACTGCTCCTCGGGCAAGGCCGACCTGTTCAAGGTCGTCAAGGTCATCGACGACACCTTCGACGTGAACAAGTGCGGCACGGAGCTGTCGGCGCTCGCGCAGCAGCTGGAGTCGGACAAGTTCGTGCTGTGCCTGGAAGAGGTCCCCGCGAAGTAGTTCGCGCGCACCCGCACGTCCGGGAAGGGCCGGAACCCCCGCAGGGGTTCCGGCCCTTCCCGCATTCCGAGCCCGACCGCGTGCTCGCTACGGCCGGCCGACGGGCTCCGGGTTCGCCGGGTTCGCCGGGTCCGCCGGGGTCGCCGGGGTCGCCGGGTCGGCCCCGTGCTCCGGTGTCGCTCCGGGCTTCGGTACTGCCCCGGGCTTCGGATCGGCCCCGACCCCGGCCCCGGGCCCCCGCGGCGTCCCCGGCTCGGGTGCCGCTCCCGGCCCGGTGACCGACGGGGCGACCGCGGAGGGGGTGGGCCTGACCGGGGACTCGCTGACACCCGGGGGCCGGGCGGGCGGCGCCGGAGTGGGGGAGACCGTGCCGGAGGGCACCAGGAAGAACAGGTACGCGGCCGCCACGGCCGCCGCCGCGGCGACGGCCCCCAGCGAGGCGAACGCGACTCCGCGCACCCGCCGCAGCCCCCAGCCGCGCCCCTCCGGAGGCTCGTCACGGCGCAGGTCCCGGTACGTGACGAGGGCTGCTCGCGCGGCGAACGCGGCGCGCAGCCGCTCCTCGGTGACGGTGAGGGGGTCCTCGGCACGCGGTCTCATCGGCCCGCCTCCAGCTTCTTCTCCAGGGCGTCGAGCGCACGGCTCGCGGTCGACTTCACCGTGCCGCGCGAGAGCCCGAGCGTCTGCGCGATCTGCGCCTCGGTCAGCTCCGACCAGTAGCGCAGGACGAGGACCTCGCGCTGGCGCCGGGTCAGCTGCGCGAGCGCGTCGAGCACGTGCCGGTGCTCCTCGGCGAGCAGCAGCCCCTCGTCGACGGGTGGCTCCGAGACCGGGTGGGGCGGGGTGTACGCGCGCGCGGTGCGGCGCCTGCGCAGGACGGAACGGGCGGCGTTGACCACGGCGGTGTGCAGGTACGCGCCCGGGTCCTGGAGCCCGTGCAGGGAGGTGCCGTACGTCCGGCACACGGCGGCGAACGCGTCCTGGACGACGTCCTCGGCGCTGTGCAGGTCGTCGACGAGGAACAGCGCGAGCCGCACCATGTCGAGCCGCCGGGCCCGGTACAGCTCGGTGAGCGTGGGCGGCGGCCCCTGGTCCTCCGGGGCGTCCACCGCGCGCAGTTGCCGTCCCCGTACGTCTCCGGGCACGTCGTCGACCCGGGTCCGTGTCCGGGTCCGGGGCATACGGGCGAGCAGCCGGGCCCACCAGGGCGACGGCCGGTCTGTGGGTCCGGGAGCGGGTATGGCGTACGACAACTGCACGGTCCTCGATCCGTTGCGGGACGGAGGGGCGACCGGGCCGGACCTGCGCAAGCCCGGCCGGGCCGCCCGCTCCGCGGTGCTACCGCGTGCTGCTACTTCTGGACGCGGGGCGCGGCCGGAGCCGGGGCGGCGGGCGCGGGGGTGGCCGCCGGATTGACCGCGGGGGCCGGGGCGGGGCCGGGCCGGGCCCCGGACTCGGCGGCGGGCGCGGGCGCGGGGGTGGCCGCCGGGCCGGGCGTGCCGGGCGAGACGACCTTCGGGGCGACGGGCTTGGCCGCCGGGGCGGGCGTGCCGGGCGCGGCGGCCTTCGGGACGGCCTTCGGGGCGACGGCCGGAGCCGGGGTGGCAGCCGGGGCGGCCGCCGGAGCTGCCGTCGGGGCCGCGTCCGGGACCGAGACCTTCGGCGCCGCCGGCGCGGGCTGCGGACCGGAGTCGGCGATGGCCTGCGCGGCGAAGCCGCCGCCGCCGAGGAGGAGCGCGGCACCGGTGATGACGCCCAGGACCCGGGGACGGGGGCGGAAGTTCCGCTTGGCGTGGCTGGACATGGGGTTCTCCCGAGGAAGGGGACGGACATGGTCGGGTGGATCGGTGTGAAGAGCGCCTTCACACCACCAGACGTGCATCACCCCGCGAGGTTGCGACCGGACCCGAGAAAGTTTCCGCCGGGACCGGCAACAGCCACCCGGCCCGCCCGGCCCGCCCGGCGGGCACGGGCACGGGCCCCGGCGCCACGGCCGAGCCCGCCGCCCCGGCTCGGTACGCCGACATGGGGCCGTATGCCGCCCCGGCTCCGTACGTCGACGTGGGCCGTACGTCGCCCGGGGCCGTACGGCCACCCGTTCGACGCCGCCCCGCCCCGCCCGCCGCCCCGCCCCGCGACCGTTCCTAGTCGCCCAGCAACCGCCAT is a window encoding:
- a CDS encoding N-6 DNA methylase, with the protein product MPEESTTEVTAAGIARLAGVGRAAVSNWRRRHADFPKPVGGTETSPSFSLTDIEQWLRDQGKLAEVPLRERVWQQLAGHPSGTVAGLVHTGCVLLLLRARPGAWTELAALPDDRLGELLPGVFEEVLTARFGLPRSVHTPTPADTVPAVPLLRAAVELAVELGGARQAFEFLLGRHLDANPRQYTLTPPPLAELMAALAAAAVPEGRPVATVLDPASGTGGLLRAVPHPTALYAQDADPDLAALSALRLALHDDADIRAAIGDTLRADAFPSLSVDAVLCHPPFNERAWGHDELAYDPRWEYGFPARTESELAWVQHALARLRAGGAAVLLMPPAVASRRSGRRIRADLLRRGALRAVVALPAGAAPPYGIPLHLWVLVRPGADQRPPAETLFVDTAGLVPDAGRDKLPWTTLRNTVLDAWTGRGGEESVARAVPVIELLDDEVDLAPARYLTAPAAGGTAPELAAVRDRLDETLRRTQGLAPTPVPARPAPRPLTTVGELARTGALQLRTGGSGTAPAGGGVPVLTEHDVLSGGAPSGTLPAGGGPGEEREEPVLVAEGDVVVPVLGGGSVARVVDAATAGAALGRNLQLLRPEPAALDPWFLAGFLRGTANNRQASSFASTATRLDVRRLQLPRLPLADQRRHGAHFKSLAEFEEALRLAARLGEQLVQGLYDGLADGSVEPA
- a CDS encoding sigma-70 family RNA polymerase sigma factor → MQLSYAIPAPGPTDRPSPWWARLLARMPRTRTRTRVDDVPGDVRGRQLRAVDAPEDQGPPPTLTELYRARRLDMVRLALFLVDDLHSAEDVVQDAFAAVCRTYGTSLHGLQDPGAYLHTAVVNAARSVLRRRRTARAYTPPHPVSEPPVDEGLLLAEEHRHVLDALAQLTRRQREVLVLRYWSELTEAQIAQTLGLSRGTVKSTASRALDALEKKLEAGR
- a CDS encoding protein kinase, encoding MNGRVIGGRYELATVIGQGGMGQVWTAYDRRLDRRVAVKLLRPATMAGPATAADELRRRFVRECRVTAHVDHPGLVTVHDAGSEGEDLYLVMQYVQGADLADHLAEHDPYPWGWAVSVAAQLCAVLAAVHAVPIVHRDLKPRNVMVRPDGSVIVLDLGVASVLDSDTTRLTHTGSPIGSPAYMAPEQAMGGAVGPSTDLYALGALLHELLSGNVPFVGSTALGVLHRHLYEPPVPLRQLRPEVPEPLEALVLRLLAKDPRERPSGAHEVYEQLLPLLPARGAPAGPMDPTRPFLRPHAPWPDRPAAAAPAAVQAVAPAAVPAAPVAPVAPVAPVVPAQAPPPPLPATAPGGDPRAAYPPPGVSTPVAPATPVAPARPDVAAAVDEVKRLLGEGALTQAVDMLGGILPAAAAEHGEGSPVVRILRKQYASTLMDDGQYRRALPELRRLAADRDAEAGPADPQALQFRYDAALCLEQLGETAAALTEFRAVLPYYEGDPARAFDIRQRIGLLLVATGEHAAGQDQLQRLLFDAERAFGPYHPLPADLRRVLEHQRQLGPRS
- a CDS encoding SMI1/KNR4 family protein encodes the protein MTDWPDEMRRMRDAKERVRASDTDELWRFEEPRPPADAERLREVAGRLGHELDRAYVSFLLAADGWPALFQDIDVFGTEELLGSPAMETARMLVDTMEPDALVRSGLDRDALLPIAASTTTIDFFVMPVTSGDVAAPVIWIAGAEVERYPSFPDFFRHMIGMNLDEAEVLRAENDG